Sequence from the Rutidosis leptorrhynchoides isolate AG116_Rl617_1_P2 chromosome 3, CSIRO_AGI_Rlap_v1, whole genome shotgun sequence genome:
TTCTAATCATTCAATTTCATGTAATAAAACAAAGTATCAGACACTCTGCAATGCTTTTCATCTTGGCAAACACGCATGACTTCCATTTTATCCTTCTACTTCCAATGTTATTTCTTGTTTTGACATTGTTCACTCGGTATGTGGAATGGTAGGATACACACCTTTGCGATGCTGATACGTACAGTGACTAGGATAAAAGTATGACCTCTTTAAGATCTGGGAAAGTTggatatattttacatatatataagacTAAGTAATACTATAAAATATTTTGTTAATGACCGttcatagttttatttattttcttattgtttggatgcgattttataaatttcaaataGTTGAACTGATGACaatgttaaaaaaataaaataaaaaaaggaaAAAATTGCACCATTGGTCACTCATGTTTACTCCAAATTTCATGATAACCACTAATGTTTGTTTTGAACATGGTTAGTCACTCAAGTATCAAAAAGTTCCATGGTTGATCACCCAACTAAGTTCTGTCAAAAACACAATGTTAGTGTTAATCACGTGTTTTACATGTGAGGGTATATACGTCCACAAGTATGAAAAAGTACCTATTTAAAGCCTATTTCTCATCTAAACCCGTCACTCTCTCCTTCCTTTATCATCCCCACGCAAGAACCCTAATTCAGCCCATAAAATACATCAAATTGATAATGGTTAATTGTGGGTGTGGAGCACGGTCTCAACTCGTTACAGCTTGGACTGACAAAAATCCCGGTAGAAGATATTATGCGTGCCCCTCAACGGTAATTACCCTAACCCTAATTTTTTTTAATTCGTGCAATTGTAACAGGATTTAGGTCAattgaattttttttcttttaattcgtGTAATCGTGACAAAATGCTAACTGTAATTGATAAATTTTTTTTCCAGTTCTGCACTCGTCACTTTATTGATTGGTTTGACCCGCCTATGGGTGATCGAGCAGTCATCATAATACCTGGTTTATTGAGGACAAAGAACAGATTGGAAAATCAAGTTAAGAAGCTGAAGATGATTATAATGGGGCTGATATTGATTTGTATCTTTTGTTTGTTCAAACTGTATGGTTGAAGCACCTAGAATAAAATGTAGTGCAGTTTTTTTTATTATGTTTGGATCTAGTTAAATGGTTGAACCATTTTTTATGTTTTAGTGAACTTGTATGAATTTGGTGATTGCAATAAAATGGTATGTTACTTGCACTCAGTTTGTAGCAACAGATGGTGATCAACAAGTTCAATAATAGTAGATAGAATTACCATATATCATTACTTCTAGTGATTGTTGTATGCACAACACAAACACCAAAAAAAGACTTAAACTAATTGTTGCATACATAACACAATCACCAAAAAAAGACTTAAACTAATTGTTGCATACATAAGAAATTTCCATACATAACACAAGCACCCAAAAAAAGACTTATACTTAATAGTACTAGACTTCATATTAATCACTCTTTAACTTTCTTCTTAGTACCACTTTCACTTGTTTTTGCCTTCCTTTTAGAACCAACATCATTACCCTCATTTGTACATCTTCTAGCATTATGCCCAAATTCTCTACACTTACCACATCTATTAATGCTTCCTTTCTTAGACAATTTTCCACCTTTGTTCACACTTTCATTTTCATCAAATCCCTTTATCCTGTTTTTTTTTGGGTCGACCAGTGGTAGCAACTATCTTAGGTGGTAGGAGGGTGGTTGTTACAGTTGACTTTGGCCACTTGGACCTTCCATTCAATGGATTAATTGTGTAGTTGTAAGTCTTTTTCCATGTGGATAACCAATGAACACGATTGACTCATGATTCTAATGCACCAATTTGTTCACCTTCACATTCCATTGTGTTTAATACAGCAACCGCATGCATACAAGGCATGCCATTGAGCTCCCATCTTCTACAAGCACACACTTTGTGTTCCATGTCAACCACACACTGATCATTGTGTGGACCATTCACTTGGTATTTATGACTACCACTCCACAAGACAGTACATTTACCAGCATGTCTTTTAATTTTTTCATACACCTTAGTTGCAGTTGGAGTCAATGGGCCTTCACAATTAGACATTTTATTCGTCACTGTCACAATTCTTTTCATCAAGTATTCTCTGACatactccaatgaagttatgatagGTTTATCTCTTCCTTCAACTAACCACCTGTTAAGTATTTCACAGATGTTGTTTAGTAGTACATCGGTTATAGCCCTACCTGCAAAATAGTGAGAATAGTTAACTATCAAACCTGAAaactgttaaaaaaaaaaacaaaacaaaacaaaaaaaaaacaaaaaaaaaagaacaaaaaaaaaagacAGTAAACCTGCTAACAGTTAACTATTAAACTTGCAAACTGTTAaaatcagtttaaaaaaaaaaaaaacctgctaACAGTTAACTATTAAACCTGCAAACTCTTCAaagcagtaaaaaaaaaaaataataccagTAAAGTGGCTTCTTGCCCAACTATGTGGATGAATTTTTAGCAAGTACTTGTAGCAACCCTCATTAAACTCTTTCAATTCACTCATACACTTTTCAAACTCAGGAATTGTGGTTGCAGTTGCACacttccaaagatgttgtttgtatgctAGTCCAttccacttcttcttcttcttcatatttTCATGTAGATGCCTCAAGCAGTATCTATGCTCAGCAGATGGGAATCGAGTTTCAATTGCTTTAATTAAACCCTATCATAGATGCTGATATCagtaattttataaaaaatatgaAAGTGAACTATAAAAGTAAAGCATGAATGATTATCACATACCTTTTGTCTATCACTTATGAAAGTGAAGTTTGAATTAATGTCAAGACCTAAATCATTACCCAAACATTCTAAGAACCAGTCCCATGAGTTGAAATGTTCTTTTTCGACCAAAGCATAAGCAACCGGATATATGCCATTATTAGAATCCAAGGAAACAGCAGTTAATAATTGACCTACAGCAGGTTGTTTCATGAATGCACCATCTAACCCAAGTAAATCCCTTCCTAAAGCTTGGAAACCCTTCTTCAATGGTCCCAAACAGATGTATACACGCTTAAAAACTCTAGTTGGTAAGGTTGGATCAGACTGCCCAGTTTCAACTCTGGTAGTTGTACCAGGATTTGACCTCTTCAATTCTTCCAAGTAATCCCTCAATTGCCCATATTGTTTGTGATAATCCCCTTGAATAGTCACAAGTGCTTTTTTTATGCTCTATATGCTTTGCTCTTTGAGACATTTACTTCATTTTTTGCTTGAAGCTGATGTTGAACTGCTTTAGTTGGAATTGTAGGATTGAATGGTAGTTGTTCAACAAGTTGTGAAGCTAGGTAGTCGTAGGTACATTGTTTGATAAATCTAGATTCTCCACATTCATGTTTATCCTTTAAAGTTCTTACTTTCCATGTTTCTGAATTTGCTTCTTTTGAGATGTGTATAACCCATGGACATTTATCTTTATTGATAACATCACCTACCAAAGATTGTCCACTTGAATGTGCCTTGACTTTATCAGACCCCACATCACTAAGCAACAATTGTTTCTTTGGCACTCCTAAACATTTACCCCTAACCCATTTTTTGTCATTATGTGTCAAAACAAGTTGTCTCCTAGTCTCAACTGCATGAATCTTAAAGTACTCTGTAGCATCAGCTTTAGAACCAAATTCTTGACCTAGAAAAAAACAAGTATTGCTAACCTGCTGTTCTGACCCTATCTCGAAATCATCATTGTTTACCACTTCTAAATTCACAAATTGTTGGTCATTTTGTGTACTTACAATTTGTTTAGTAGTGCCCATGAACTCCACATCTGGATCAATGTTAAAATCAAAGTCTTGCATATCCACATCAACATCTTCTGTGTGGTTATCTTCATTAACAATGTAATCATTATCAAGGCAATCATTAGATTCGTCTACTAATTGAAGTCCAActgcaaaaattataattttaggttAATGTTTTGAATTCATGTAATATAAATTTCTAATTTGGTAAAACCTGCTGTAGAAAAATTAGGGCTGAACAAAATTATAATTTTACCTTCTATTTGTGCTCCTTCAGACTCTCTGTAATCATCATCAACATCGTCTTCTCGATTCATCATCATCGTGAACATAATGATACAATATTAGGGTAAACTCTTGGCACGATTGATCTGGAGGGTTTTAATCAAGTAAACGAGCGTACTAAAATTGGGAACTCATATCATAGGGTTTAACAAAATATGAATGTTTGTGGACGTATATACCCTCACATGTAAAACACGTGATTAACACTAACGTTGTGTTTTTGACAGAACTTAGTTGGGTGATCAACCATGGAATTTTTTGATACTTGAGTGACTAACCATGTTCAAAACAAATATTAGTGGTTATCATGAAATTTGGAGTAAACATGAGTGACCAATGGTGCAATTTTTTCTAAAAAAAGAGTCTTATTCAGGGAATGATTTTGAAAATGGAAATTTTGAATTCTTATTTTTACGTTGAAGATGAGATGGCTGAATTTAGAGAAAAAGGATACCAAAATGACAAAATAACCCTCTTATGATGCAAGTCACATGATCATATTTAAGGGAGCTTGACTAACGTCCGTTAAGTACAGGTAACAAGCACGTAACAAACATAAACATTGAGGGTATCCAGATAAAAAAAATCTAAGACCCGTATAATATGCACCAATCATAGGGACCTTTTACATAATTTTGTCATATATTTATAAAGACTTTCTCAAGTACTAATTGGGCAAAAATATATAACTCAAAAATGTACCATATTAATGGGCCTAGTTTAATATCGTAAGCCCAATATTTCATTCCCAAGTAtttattttctaactatatataaataaatccaATAATAAAACTAGGGTTTCAGTTAGGTTTCGCACTCTATAGAAAGTTAGCAGCTGCTCGCCGGAATAATTACTACAGGTTTATTAATCTCCGTTGATCTCAGTCACCtaatttcattatttattcttGTAATCATTTCTCAATCGATAAATATATGTTCATTGTTCACCCAAAAAGATCTGCATAAGTATTCAAATCGATTACGTTTGCTCAATTTACTTCAATTTTCCTCAATTTTATTTTCTTTCTCGcctaattttgtgaaaatttgattgTTGAGCTTTGTACACAGTTTCTAGAGTTGATTTATTTTTGTATGACCTATGTGTTAGAATTAGTATTGTATAAGGTTTGATCTAGCTGGTAAATGTATGCTTATCTTCAATCCACTGATAAGTGAGTTTGATCTTTTGGAAAATGTATAGTTATCAATAATGCACTCATTTGTAAGTTTCCTCATTTGGAATTTTGTTATGTTTTGATGTTTAAAAGTTATATGATCTGTGTGTTTACTTGTTTGTTGGTGGTTATATTGTTTGTTTGATAGTAGAAAAGGAGCAAATATGGCGGCTACTTACGCAGCTGCGAAGCCAGCAAAGATGGGACTTGAAGAGCCTCAAGAGCAGGTTCACAAGATTAGAATTACACTCTCTTCCAAAAATGTTAAGAATCTTGAGAAAGGTATCAACTGCACCATGAAATGATTACTCTGTATACATTGTTTGATTTGTTTATAGCTTTATTATAGTGTTTGTAAGCCCTGCATTTGATTAACCGTTTGCGTCTGAAGTCTAAATGGTTGATGTTTGTGTTTGATTACATTACTGTATTAGTTGTTAGTGTTTTATGATGTTACATGCATAACTGTTGAAATTAGGTCGTGTCAATGTATAAGGTCTATGGTATTTGTCTGTCCTCGACCTTTGCAAAACCTAAAAGCCATGCTGCATTAAAGTTTCCATTTTATTTTTGGCATAGTGAGGGATAATTTGTGAGATTCTTGCGAAATAGGCACTGTTTTACTGAAACATATTTGCAAAATGCATTCTGTTTTCAACTATGACTTTTATTCAACGTAAAGAATTGAAACATCTTCACAAAATGCATTCTGTTTTACTGAAACATCTTTGCAAAATGCATTTCATTTTCAAGTTTATTGAGTCGGTAGTTTTCAATTAGTTTTCTGTGGAACCTGATTTTTCGTATTGGTTTCATTTTCAATTAGTTTTGTCTCCGTTCATAAGGGAGTCTATATGCAGGAAGTATGCCCATagttgtaataaattttttttacttAATTGTTAATTTTACAAAGAGTTCTATAAACttgtttatatattaaaaaatGCCTGTCATTTTTTCACTTTTTCTCATGTTTACCTTTCAAAATCAACCTAATGTCGCTAAAGTCATTTGTAAATCATAATTGCATTGAATTGCGTTTTGTAAAATTTATTCATATTTTCTATGCCGCATTAGGTGCTATTAATTTCTGATAAAtttgtaaattaattaatttattttgatAAATTTTAATTAAACAGATGTTGGAATTTAATTAAGTTATAGTTAATCTTGCCTAAAACATTGTCTTGGTGTAAGTAATGGGTTCGCTAGTAAGATTTCAGCAGTTATCAAACTCAAATATTGGTTAGTTGTGTACTTTTTGATATATATCTGTATTGTTTTATAATGACAGTGTGCGCGGATTTGATTCGTGGATCCAAGGACAagaaattgagggttaagggaccCGTAAGAATGCCAACCAAGGTTCTTAACATCACTACCAGGAAATCTCCCTGTGGTGAAGGTATACTTTAACATCTAAATTTTCTCTAGGTTAATACAACATGTTTTTAGAATCGATTCTATTTTGCTTTGATAATTATTGAAATTGAAAGGTTTTTGAATTTATATTGATATCAAAATTCTGCTTTCTAGGAACCAACACTTGGGATAGATTTGAGCTTCGTGTGCACAAGCGTGTTATCGACCTTTTCAGCTCACCAGATGTTGTGAAACAAATCACCTCAATCACCATTGAACCTGGTGTTGAAGTTGAGGTTACAATTGCTGATTCCTAGATGCATCCATCATCTATTATGTATTTTCGCCGTTTCGTTTGCTTGATGAGAAAATTTTTCTGATAGCATTTCTATGTAGGACTTCTGAAATTTTATAATTTTGAAGTTAAATATTTGACTGCAATGGTAGACTGCTATTTATTTTGGCTTTGTGTTAAAACATTTCTGATCTCTAGGCCAAACAAAATTTGGTCATAAATCATTGGTCTAGACTGGTCAACCTTACTTACATTGAAATGCTGGATCAATATAGGTTTAAATAGTTGCTGGTGCTCTTGCTTCTTTATCTATCTGACCATTTTTAACCACTCAAAGTTTTTACACAAATGGAATGAATCAATAGTAGAAAGAAAGAAATAGAAAAGTGAAATTAATCttgaattttgatttgttaaatctgATTAACCGCTTCATTGATTGAACAAATTTATGTGAATTTTGTGTTTATGTGAATTTTGTGTGGATGTAGTGTAGCAATCCTCTATTAATAttggataaatattatattaattaccaAAAAGGTTATGTTAAATTGTTTCAAGCCAAATATTAGACGGTCCGAGGTAAAAGGAGTTGATATCAAATGAACAAAATTAACTTCACGTGTCAAGCGTAACTTCTTGACGTGATTTGACGTGATTTCTTTATGGTCGTTAGTGAGAGGGACACTATAATTTAAGAAGTTTATTGGACCAACCATGTACAAAAAAAGGTAAATAGGAAATGTGTAATATGGAACAGAACTCAAGAGCTAACCCTATAATTTTCTTGGTGAATCTATGGATTTACTTTTATCATAAACCTTCTAATGAAACAATATGGATAGGATCACTAGACCATGATTCGATAGCGGATTTCCTTAAGGTATACTACACATTCAGGCATACAATTTACGCCACGAGGTTACTTAAAATTTCCTGCTTGCGAACGCAAACCTTAGCCAAAAGCTCTACCTCAACTCTTCAAGTAGGCAGAAGAGACGGATGTTTGTACTATGATGGGACAATCCCTTATTTGTATCATGTTGGTCGCAGACTAAATAATCTTTACTCCAACAGTCTAACAATAGGTTAAGTAAGATATGGTTACACCCAAAGTGACAAATATTAGTCTTCTCAGTTTGGTTTCTAGCATCTAAAATAAAGAATTGAACCAACTATATCACAACTTCACATCACATGGTAAAATACTAAAATGTACACAATATATCTCAAATAGTGACATCATCTTGTACTTTGAAAATATCATACAAGATACAATTCTCACAACTTACTATTAATACTACATACAATGAGAAACTTAGTCAGATTAGAAGATAATTAAACCATATATAAAATAGTCGAACTCTTATAATTTAAGTACCACTTAACACTCCAATGATCATAGATCATGCACTAATAATCAAGACAGTCAAGAGATACTAAAAATATGAACTCTTAACAGGAGCCCTCCCCACAGCTTTCATCAAGTTGGCTACTTCAAGAACCCTAGAAATTTTGGTTCCCCTTTTGGCCTCTGCCGACGCTCTCCTTTCTTCGGCTTTTTGATGCGCTTTTGCTATCTCGTTCTCCATCTTTTCTATTGCTCGTACTCGCTTCTCTTCGAGCTTTCTCTATACAAACATGAAACAAACAAAAATTAACTCAACATATTCAACCATATGACCTAGAACTTAATTTGAATAAAACATAATGAACATGGCCTAATACACATAAATTACATTGAACGCAGCATAAAAGACAACTCACACACCTCAACAAGAACTTTTacacaaatatatacatattatcCACTTCTGTACTTGAATTCATAACCTCATAGTTAGAAGGACACATAGACACTACAATTTTTTCTAGGACAAATTAGTTGAAAGCACAATACCTCGACTTTCTTCATCTTTAACGTGGACAATTGAGTCCGTTCGCTCTCCCAACCATTTATTATTGCGTCctcacatttaaacctattgttaaTCTCAGCGACCTTAGCTTCCTTCCAAGCCGTAATCTTGGATTCAACTTCTTCCTTCTTTACACTTCTAACTGGTACCACCACATCTCTACCACCACGAGGGACAATCGATGCACTATTTCTTCTTGTAGGAGATAAAGACGGATGCAATTCAAGATCCCAATTGCTAGAAATATCGTTTTCAATTGTGTTGCTTGCTATTGGCGATCCTGCTAGCACTAGTGTACTATTAGTGGCACTCATGTTCGAAAAATCTCCACGAGAATCTTGATCACTTGCAGCCATGGAAGGAGGATAAAACGACGGAGTTAATGCGTGTACATCCCTAATATCTTCATCATCATGAAGATTTTGAACCCTTTGATCATAATTAGACATCTTTAATAGATAATTTGAAGTGGGATTTGAGCACTTTGAGTTTAGTGTACAAAAAGGGTGAAATTAGTACACTAAATAAGCATTAACCAAGATCTTCAAATGCATTGTGACATAACAAGCGTTAAGGCTATTTAAGGGTTCATATAATTTtcattttgtcccgatgtagtTCATATATtcaaaaaaatactattatagtccataaacttttaaaaagtgtatcgatgtagtccATAGGTAACCTGTTACCGGTTAAACAggtcaccttttgtttacatcgatacacttttgaaAATTTATGgcctacatcgatacactttttgaaagtatgtgaactacattagtacttttttatgggtatatggactacatcgggacaaaaaaaTGTATACTTTTTTGAAGATCAACGGTTTAAAATCGATCAACCTTCTTTATCAGGTCAATggactacatcgatacactttttaaaagtttatggactataatagtattttttttgggtatatggactacatcgggacaaaataaaaagtatataaaccttgagtagccttaacccaCGTAATAAAGTGTTGTTTTAAGTAATTTGACTATTTCCATGATATTTCCTTTGTTTTATCTTGATTAATTAATTAAAGGCACCTTTTCTGCAGTTGGTGGAGATAAATATTTGAATATGTAAAATGTTCAAATTATGGGTCATCAATCAACAATTTAAAAGCTTAATAGCATGTCGTTTGAACAAGTGATTGGAGtggttatatataaaaaaagggaAAGCTGGTATTAAATTATCGAAACCGCGTTTTTTGTCTAAATGTAGAATATAAAAACAAATATCTTTACAAGTTACAATTCTACAAGTGTAACCGTTTACAGTTATAAAAGATAAATTATACAGTAGTTCTTAGTTTCTTACTAACtccatgtatatgtatatttgtacCTCCTACTGCCTCGACAAGTATACTGTTAATACGTTATCATTTTTTATCTTATAAAGATATATTAATAAGTATATGAAGCTACTTTAAAAGATAATTTCTCATATCCTCTGTTTTGCTAGTGAGACTAATTGTtaggaagttatcccacatcgatcatggacaaaaacaaatgtaccaatataagtctaaggggaagtgcctctatcaccaattggttttagaaaagaatGGACTATTGGACTTATATGTTGCACATGTTGTTGGActatacgatttatcaattctgTGGGGTGATGAGGTGTGATggagttattttattatttttattgatttaatttaattataaatacaTTAAACTAAATTGTGATTGGTTGAAAAATCATCACGCTTCAATTTTGCTTAGGTGATACTCTCATCACGACAACCAATTTTTCCTTCCATCACGCCGCATTGTGGCGTGATGGTAGCGTGATAGAGGTAAAATTTGGCCTATCACGCTGCATTATATATGGTCTTAGTACGTATGATTAAAGCAACTCACTTGTAAGAAAATGTGTCGAAACTTTTTAGCTATAATGTTATTGTTATGATGATATAAATAAACATGGTTCAAAATCGTGAAATTGAGTATTGTTGTTCTAATACTCCGTAGTAATTATTAGATAACTCATATTGTCGCAAATATTTTACTTTTtcttttttatcaattctacattaTAGAAGGTCTATGTTCTTGTTCTTGAGTTACAAAATATCGTTACGAGGAGACCATCAATTAATAGATTCCTAGTTCAAATTATATATACGTGCTATGTATATAACTAGATTTGTGGTCCGCGCTTCGCGGCGGATTAGTGTCATTTTAACACTACTATATCGTTAGACAGTTTTCGGCCTGAAAGTCATCAAAATGTTGTCCACTCTTTCCAGACCATTTACGCAATGGCCGGCAACTGTAATAGTAATATTCTACTATATAAATGAAAAATACACAAACAACTGGATATATGTTACAGTCTGGGTTGCAATGCTCAATTTAACAACAAAACGAATCAAAACAAATTAAGTTTTGAGGCTTCTAAACAAATTACTTATTCGGCAAAACCTTATGGTCCATATATTTTAAGTAggttttttaaaagataaaaaaatcaaataatatatagtatattgaaaaaggtgatgaaaaataaaaatataaccctttttacctatattttttAGGCTTCTATTACGATAATATTGTATTAGTAAATTAGAATTAGATTTGTATGTatttgaagaaaaagaaaaaaaagaagaaaaaaaacatatgtatttgcaaaaaaaaaaaaaaaaaaaaaatactgctACAGTGTAACAGTACTTTTGATGATGTGGCGGGGTGTGATTGGTGGGTGATTGTCCACTTTTAGTATATACGCCCGCGCTACGCTGCGGGTTAGGTTATTAAGTGAGTgcgtttagtttttattattattattattattattattattattattattattattattactactactactactactactactactactactattgttgttgttgttgttgttgttgttgttgttgttgttgttgttgttgtcgtctaTTACGATAGTTGATTGTATCTGCATCGTGTAAACATTGGAATTATATCTTGGAGTAATTAATAAATTGATTTCTTTAAAAAAGTTTCAAGAGTAATTTTTATATTGAAAAATAATCGTAATTATTCATTGATTCACCTGTTACTTCGTTGGGCCAAAGCCCATTTAAAAGATGACATTATGGACTACTCTTAAACATTAAAGGACTAGCTGACCAAGTCAATGCTTAAAGTTTTAAACCCTAGTGATATACAGTTGTACAAAAGAGATATCAGTGGAATGAATATCAAATATTCTCATCATTTATCCTCACCCAACGCCTCTTTCATATTCCAAAACCACCTTAACCTTTGTTCCTAAATCAACatttaatttgtgtaatttttatctcACCACCTGTACCATTTAACGGGAATTCATTTTTCGATCCAAAAGCATCAAATGTTAGCATCATGGGTGAAAGCACGCGCCACCTAGGGCACTGCTGAAATTTTCGCGTTTTCCGATCAATGTACCAGTTATTCCGGCATATACTGACAGGTGTTCCTTCGCTGATTGCAACTTTTTAtgccttttattttattttatttttcaagtaGGCTAAAGCTCTTCTTTCTAAGCTGTGGCTGACGGTAGTGGCCAACGGCGGTGGTCGAAGGTGTTGGCCAATGGTGGTGATCGATGGTGGTGGCATTCCCGGGCTTAACCACCGTCTGTCTCCTATCCGGTATTCTT
This genomic interval carries:
- the LOC139898691 gene encoding small ribosomal subunit protein uS10z/uS10x-like, yielding MAATYAAAKPAKMGLEEPQEQVHKIRITLSSKNVKNLEKVCADLIRGSKDKKLRVKGPVRMPTKVLNITTRKSPCGEGTNTWDRFELRVHKRVIDLFSSPDVVKQITSITIEPGVEVEVTIADS
- the LOC139898692 gene encoding remorin 4.1-like, which encodes MSNYDQRVQNLHDDEDIRDVHALTPSFYPPSMAASDQDSRGDFSNMSATNSTLVLAGSPIASNTIENDISSNWDLELHPSLSPTRRNSASIVPRGGRDVVVPVRSVKKEEVESKITAWKEAKVAEINNRFKCEDAIINGWESERTQLSTLKMKKVERKLEEKRVRAIEKMENEIAKAHQKAEERRASAEAKRGTKISRVLEVANLMKAVGRAPVKSSYF